The segment TAAAACCTCATTTTCAGGGTTTCAGCTGAATACTGTCAGgtgtcaggaagggatttcctcCCCAAAATTTGTCATATTTGAAGAAAGTAGCTGATTATTAAGCAAAGTGAATTGTATCTGTTCCTCAGATTAAGTAGTCTTAACTATATTGCAATTTTGAAAGGTAACTAACAGCTGTGTGTTAGCTAGAGGGATCTGAAAAAaggggaaagattcagaaaaatgTGTAAAGGtcccatttaaaattaatttaaactcCTGAATTAACAGATTTAGTTGAAAGTCTTCAGAAAATTCAATCTTAATTAACAGATTATGTTCTCTAAATTTGGAGAAGAGGCATCATATGAGGTTGAATGCctgttttaaatggaaaaactgaATGTACCCTTAATTATAGAGGTAAAACAGGGCCTCTTTAATACATCAGAAACAGGTGTCAGAGCAGGGGGCCATGGCTCAGTatagctgggttctattcccagtcttGCCACATGCCTTGGGTGCATCACATTCTCTATCCctcacttttctttctctctctaagtTAGAAATAATACTGTGCTCATGAAGGGGATTAATTAgtatttaagtgctttgagatcctctacTACAAAGTGCTATCAAAGTGCaagaaatatacattttaaagtatATATGCTCAGATGTTCTAATTTTGTAATGAACTGAGTAATCTATGAATCACTGAAATATATGTAATGAGAACTAAGACATGAACATCTAAGATCCTTAGATAAAAAGGCAGAGGACTACATTACTTCTGAcaagaaatatgtggacaaacttCCTAAATTTGTGCTTAATTCCTACAAGTTGTACAATCAGTATTAGTTAATCTATAATATGAATGAGAACAGTAAACCAAGTACTTAGCAGTTTTACTTCTCTTCTGAACATGTGCCTTCCTGCAGCATTGACACCCACTAGAAACACATTTTCCTTGCATTGTGCAATGCATTGATTTTTCCATTGAAGAATCTCATCCAAACCCCCCTGCCAGAACCAGAAAGACATCATCCCTTCACGTCCAATTTTCCTAGTCTGCATAATTAATATTATTTTGCACCTCTAGGCCACCTTCCATCCAAGAATCTTTATATGCTATAAACATTAATGCATTGAGCCCTGCACCACCATTTTTTATTATCATTTAACATTTATATAGCAGTAGTGCCTGAGACCTCTGCCTGGTTGACCTCATTGAGCttgtcagcccctgccccaaaagagTGTACAGTTTAAAAAGAGCTAACTGCCTGAGCTCTCTGAGATAGTTAAATATTACAGAGATGTGAAGTGACTTGTGAAAGATAATGCAGCAAGCCAGTTTTTAAGGTGGAAATAGAGTTTGTGTCCTTAACTTCTGGTACAGAGTCTTAAAGGTGAAGTTGCAAAGGAAACAAGACATAGTGGTCTTTACTTCTCTTTCATTATAGGGAAAGAAGAAATAATTTTGAGTGTCATGCCATGCCTTGGCTGTTTTTCCTAGAGAACTCCTTGGAGAACTGTAGAGGGAGATATTTCACCCCTCAGTTAGATTCAGTACCACTGCTCCCTCAACAGACTCATAGAGAGAGACAAGCCCTTTGTTAAACAGCTtttaacacacaaacacacacacacagaattttgAATAATCTGACTAAACATTTCCCTCTCCTGTCAGGGAGGAGAAACTTAAATTAGAAAGTGCAGGGTTGGGGAGGCTTGCTAGAAACCAAGATGGTTAACTTGAAATGACTCCTCACAATATTTTGTTTAGATCTTCCCCCTCTACTACAGAAAGTGCTTCTGCAACTTAGAAAATTGCTTACAAGCAAAAAAACTCTGGAGAAATGGGATTCTttcctgaagccagaccctaagCAGCCCATCTTTCAATGCCTGCTGTTGGCCTAAATACTTGGTGGAGATGAGAAGCTGTAACACAGCGACCTTTGGCGGGAcactactgagagtatcaattcaggacaaattgcttagagcagggcagtcacagtccAAGGCTAGGGGTcatcaaaccagccaaacagagaggacttcagttttccccactggctaaccaaaagtcatacaagcaattccctcagacgCTCCGGTTTCCCAAtatcaccaccagcaccactcatggggatgaatggttatgaaaaccaatactccagtaaaatttaaaaaaaaaaaaggttctcctgatcccaaaggaccaagccccagacccaggtcaatatacaagccAGATCTtgcccacaaatcatgctgttgccaatcctttagaatttaaaatctaaaggtttattcataaaaagaaagaaacatagatgagagttaaaattggttaaatggaattaattacatacagtaatggcaaagttcttgtttcaggcttgtagcagtgatggaatgaactgctggcttaagttaagtctctggagtacatccacagcttggatgggtcattcagtccattgttcagagcttcagtttgtagcaaagttcctccagaaataagaagcaggattgaagacaaaatggagaagatgcagttaccttttatagtctcttgccatgtggcctGTACTTCGtttgtttcaaacacaagctgcccagcacctGGTTTGGAAACCCTAGAGTTCtctccataggcatgtccctgcatgccttgctgagtcataagatgtatctgccttctctcaatgggtcagttgtatagctgatggttcttaatgggccatcaagcaggctaggcagtgctgatgccaacctgtctgggggtgtcacccagaagcataacacaagtttgaaatacagacatacGTACATATCTATAACCCATAATACAAAGGCAATACAAACAAGATTATCATATTTgataaattataacatttttgcagatatctTACATGTCATATCTGACTGATTACTTCATAGGCGTTATCCCAGGAgccaacatttgaaatccagataTAGAGCCagtacttataactttaaatacaaaaatggtaaATGCATATAGATAGCATAATCAAAactagcaaatcataaccttttcatagacaccttactggacctcctttgtacaagatttggtgcaactataggaccttggcTGCAACAATAATCTATgaggtcacagttcatgtcaataacatcacagaagCCCTTCTCAATAAGTAACTCTTCACAAGCATTGACATGCACTCTCTCCTACTTGATCTGGCTTAAATCCAGGTGTCAGATGATATTGATGTATTTTCTGTAGCAAATTTCTTGCTGAAAAAGtctattaaataatatgaaaacgGAAGCCTCATCAACTGTTGCAGACTCAGGGCCAtattcacaaagggatttaggtgtggTGATGCTGAGCATCACAATGCTTAACTTTCAGGTGCCTTCAAAATCACTGGAATCCACAAACCCTGTCTTAGGCACTGTGAAAAATGAGCAGGGTAGTtaccttttatggacacccagccagtcagtAGCTATAGAATCCTCCTTAGCAGCTGTACCCTAAttgccttacctgtaaagggttaagagaaGCTGACCTtgagctggcacctgaccaggggaaCCAATAGGGAGGCTGTACCCTTACAAATTGGAAaaactgctggggggggggacgtGGTCTTTGTGTCTCTTGTtggagagaggggaaggcagCAACAAGTTGTAATCTTTAAGCCAGGTATGGGAAATCATCAGCATCATATCTAGAAATTCTTCATTTGGAAAAGTTAAGACAGATGCAATTAGGAACCTTTTtggttgttttggtttgtgtATTCCTCTATGCTAactccaggtgcttttgttttgcttgtaacctttaagctgaaccccaagAAAGTTATTTTTGGTGTTTAATCCCTAAAGCCTGAATTTTCAGCTGTATTCTTTCtcgtttaataaaatttaccttttttaaaaaaaaatcctttgattCCAAAGTCCTTGGACAAGGGGTTGGTCTATGGTCACATTACTAAGGCAACAGGTTGGtattttattctcaagcctccccaggaaaaagggtgaagaggcttggggggatattttggggggatagggattccaagtgacctTTCCTTGAATATTTGTGAAAATCACTTTATGGTGGCAGCAATATACGTCCAAAGCAGAAGACTGTGCCTTGGAAGAGTTTTAACCTAAGCCAGTAGAAGATAACCTTAGGGGATCTTCATGTGGGTCCCCGCATCCGTACCCCAGAGTTCACATTTGGGAGGGTATGCCCTGACATGGTGGCACAGTGGGAGGATCATTTTGAACTAGAAGCACAGACCTCgggattttaaaaggacacatttttccttttggctGCTAGAAAGCCAAAgaggtttttgtttcttttctttggtgcCTGAGGGGGAACGGCCATGCAAAGGGTTCAGCTTGCACAAGCAGAGAGTCCAAcaagcagtttatttttttttctaattcttgTGGCAACAAGATAGCTGGGGTATATTAGGGCAAGAAACAGCCCAGTGCATGAAATTGCAATCGGGCACCGAAACCCTAGAGCAACTCATCTTCCCAAAGCATCATGCCCAGGAGGAGATAGACCCAGACATCCAATCCCATGGCAGaactgctgggagaggctgtgggACCAGAAATTTCCTAGCAGGGATGGTCAACCTTCCCCAACCCGAGATCCAGGTGCCAAGATGGAAGGAGGCCCTTAACCCAGACCGAGCTCTAGCTGCGGAAGACAGGAAGTTCTTCCTGGAAATGAGGCACTTAGAAAATGAGGCGGAGGAGAAGCGCTTTGCAGTAGAGGAGAAGAGGGAGAAGATGTGCTTAGAAATGGAGCTGGAAAAGGCTAAGCTGAATCAGGCAAATGCCCCAAACCGCCCAGGTAGCCCTAACAACTCTACTCCAGGTACCGCTCCCAATTCCAAGAAGTATCCCACATACAAGATAGGCGATGATACAGATGCtgccttagaaaattttgaaagggcctgccttgggtacagcatctctacagaccagtatatggtggagctgaggccacagctcagtggacccttagcagaggtggcagctgaagtgCCTGAAGAACACATGAATGAGTAtgaactttttaaacaaaaggccAGAATTAAGATGGGGCTAACCCACGACATGCCCattggtggttcagagccctcAAGTGAAAACCAGACGTAGCATTTCCCCAACATGCCTACTACATTGTGAAAAATTGTGAGGCCTGTATATCAGGAGCAAAGGTTAAGTGTCTGGAAGATCTCCTTTTCctaatacaaatggaacagttcttaaagAGTGTTCCTGAAGAAACAGAAAGATACATCTAGATAGGAAGCACAAAACGATAATTGAGgcaggggaaattggagccaaatgggtggaggtggtggagaagaagACAACTAGTAGCAGTTGGTGGGGATACCAGAAGGGGCAACCCGAGACAACACCCCGTCATATGGGTCAGCCCAAGGCCCCAGGTCACAAGGAGGAACCCTCCACGCACTCAGAGAAACCCCAGATGCCTCTTGTCCCACCACCCTACTTTCCAACAACCCACCTCGCCCCAACCCACaatcagctgggcgatgcttcaaatgtaatgagctggggcaTGTAAAGGCCAACTGCCTCAAGAGCACAGTGCCTTGGAAGAGTTTTAGCCTAAGTGGTAGAAGATAAGCTtaggggggtctttcatgcaggtccccacatctgtaccccagagttcagatttTGTGGGTATACCCTGACAGGCACCCAATACAGTGCAAGGGGAACGGAcaggtgcctaagaatgggatctataaaagccagcacactagacAGGAACTCACCTAAACTAGCCAATTGGAGATGTCAATGAGAGTTGTATGTCTTAAGCCAATCCCTCtcatggagttaggtgcctaagccattCTTGCCTGTTCCGCCTCTGTTTCTTGCATTGGTGATGCCCCTGCCACCTTTCTAACTCTTacctcagtggttagagcacttattCAGGATGAGGTTCAATTCTCTTCTCCGCCTAATGGAGAAAGAGGGTTTAAACACAGGTTTCCCACCCCTCAGGAGAGCGTTCTAACTCCCTGAGCTgtggaatattctgatgtggcactgctcagtctctccccctgaagctgttccactttggaaaCATAaccattggagcagggggactggaccctgggtctcccacctcccagctggATGCCTTAGCCATCAGGATATggactcattctctctctctcgtgccttgccccctcccccatgactctttatttatttatccaaaatggaagtttcaacaggagagattgagagggaCCTACATCATAATACCCTGTACGTGGGTGATTACAGCATGCTCCTGATGGGTGGGAGACCCCTTGTGATATACCAATCCAGACTGTGTAGCTGTGTCATCCCTGCTCTGTAACTTGAGATGCCCTTTACAATGGTTTGCTGCTGTCGCCACCAACCTGGCCTGCTCATAAACAGCCTccaccatgtgtgtgtgtgtgtgtgtgtgtgtgtgtgtgctgcagccagccagccacaccttggctcttaccagccttaTTTATGCTGCAGGTGAGCCCAACACACCCCGTCTTAgatcttcccccagaaatgtatgccccatactgcccagccctctcttggacagtacaaatatattaTGTCTGTTATTCTTTAAAGGGAATACTATGccagtttattattttaaatagttaTCTGGCCACTTTAATTttaacacactggattagataaaacaagtttattaactacaaagatattGATTTTAACTGAGTACAAGTAACAAGGTGTAAAAGTCAGAAacaattacaagaaaaataaaggtaaaatgTTTACTGGTGACTTAAACTATATAGTTCCAGTCTACACTAGCAATgctaaagcactgccatggcagtgctttaatgtggcttgtgtaatcatggcagagtgctgggagagcgcagtcccagcgctctaaaaaaccccacctccacgagaggcatagcTATcaatgctggtgcactgtctatacgGGTGCTTTACaacactgaaacttgctgtgctcagtggggtgttttttcacacgcctgagcaagaaagttgcagtgctgtaaagtgctagtgtagacaagcccttagattcaaagcaaagttttctcaccacatgctttcagcagtttTACTGACCAAGCTatttaggtcaggacccctcccacAAAGTCCAACTGCTACTTCTTTTGTCTATTAAGGTGCAGAGAACATGTTGGGCAGGGAGAAAACGAGAGATCTTTTAGGTCATCTGCCCCTTCTTTTATAGTCTGTCCGCcctttgagaagcatttccagctggaAGCAAGGTGACAGTAAGTCTGTGTGGAAGAGAACTCCATGTTGTTTCTTTGCTAAGatatagatttttgccccatcccctttcctgccaaagaatagcCATTTTGCTGGTAATGGTCCATCAGCCTTGTTTAGACCTGGCTGAGACCtcagcttgccctttgtctctgaggcACTGGCTTGGTCACTCCCTAAACTTATCAGGAAAACATACTTttagtcagaggtgaaagtaagctggtacgggccaGTACGgaggaccagtaagaaaaggTACAGTAGCATACCGTcaagaaaatggagcattctctctctctctctgactccttCTCCTGGCTCCAGCAATATTGAGGGTCCAGGGGCCCGGCTCCATgaatgtttggggctgggtctcccccctggccccacttgctgccccccCCCACGCCTACCCTGAGTGTGCCCTGGCCCCCCCCTTTGCTGCCCCCATGCACCTCCCTGGATCTGGCCGGAGCAGAGCTTCTGTGTCTCTCCCCTGaagctccatgctgcctgcctCCATTAACTGCTGCCGCAGAGTCCTAGTACCCACCTCCACAactgccagggcaggctgcccttccccctcagaccctttcattttccgGTGGGACCCTCCGCCAGTAcagctgcctgcctccctcccccccccgcctgcagtcactgctcttgccccatgctgggcaaggggaagccgcagtgaggctacagtgaggggcagcagcaggggaggaggcgcacatgtgatggcagcacccccctcccccgccatggCACGCACcacaggggaggtgagggggattcctggacctgaaaggggccctaggagcatgtgcagcgacagtggtgggggtgagtgtgctgcaggggggggagaagggggtccGTACCCCTGAgctcgctgcttccagcagggaaagggctggtggggagtcctcctctctggctccagtcccagggtagcctgcctgcaccccaaactcatccccagccctgcctcaccccagagcccacacccccagccagaagcCTCATccgcccgcaccccaaccctctgtcctagccctgagccaacaccccaaacccctcatcttcaGCCCCGGCCAGAGCCATCATCCCcatgcaccctaaccctctgcctcagccctgagtcccctgccacacctcaaacccctcatccccagtcacaTCCCAAATCCACCCAcagcctcaccccacagccctcactcctgtaccttccacaccccctcccatccctaaactccctcccagagcctgcaccctagttccctgccccagaccagggcctgcaccccagacctcctcccccatccaaactccctcccagagtcttgggcaggtggggtggattttgagagggggcagagtttgggcaggggcagATTCTGGGACGGAGGCAAGAGCTGGTGTGCCATACTGGGGTAGATCGGCTTCCTGTGCAACAATTTAAAGGACTGGAGCCCAgggtcctttaaattgccaccagagccctgctgccagagccctggagtagcggCGGCGGGGCTCGGatgacgatttaaagggcccagggctcctgccgcTGCTACTGCCCCAgctcctttaaatcaccactagagccccactgctgcacccccagggctctggggacaatttaaaggtcctgggacGGTAGAGGCAGTGGCAGCCTCGGGCcccttaaatagcccccagagcctgctggagccctggggtagtggcggtagggctctggtggctattgaaagggttcggggctcccgctgcctctaccaccccgggtcctttaaatagccaccaaagccctgccaccactaccccagggcttcaAGCACTGTAACTGCCGTGAGTATAGAGATTGGCTGGGGGGGGGCAAAGTGATTTTGAGGCCACTGTTTATATGATTACGCTGATACCTAGCTGGGGCACCagtgtgtctttgtctctgaaaaactggctTGGGCTTGCCTTCTAACTTTGGCACGTTACAGCAATATTATGCAGTAGAATCATAACTTTACATtaacaatgttgccacacacattttaccaggccAGTAATGTTTAGCAGAttgtgagttttcaaatgatacctcacaaagcatactttgtacaaaatttatcacagTCTTGTAAAAAGGGTGGTCATTAGGGGTACAGTCCATCACAGTAGCTATAGCTTGTCCAAGAAGGTGGGAAGTTAGACTGCTCAAGGCTTATCCCTGGAGCTTGTGAGCCACTGACTTCCAGAGAAGCATAGATGTCTGTGTTTTATGCATAGAGATGTGGTTGTTGATGTTGTTATGTCTGTCCTGGTAATAGCCGTGAAGATCAGGACTAAGTCCAGAAACACACAGGGACCCAGTGGAGGGCCTGGAGCACAGACTAACATGCTCCCAGTACCCTGTCTCATGGCAGGGACTGTCATATTCTGCATGAGCTGGAACCTTAGCATTGCATTCACTGTCATTCCCAGTGAGTTGCAATAATACAGTATGGAGGTGGCTAATCTATTGAGCCCTATGACATCCTCCTCCAGGCCGAGGCAAAGTCTACTAGCAAGCTCGAGGTACAAGGAggtttgtgtttttgttgttcttttcccTGTGCAAGACAGATTCATTGTATGTGCATACATGTAATTGACTGTGCCTATTTTAGATACCTGTATggtaccatagtatctgagcctgCATCGTTAATGTATTAATCTTCAAGGGGTAAGGAAGTACTGTCTTACAGACGAGGAACCACAGCACAGAGAGTAAGtctaactgcaattaaaaacctgcttcTGGCCCGTACCAGCTGACTTGGCAACggataaggggctgtttaattgtggaaTAGATGTTTGCActcaggctggaacccaggctcagggatctcaggagggggaaaggtcctaaagcttatgctccaatctGAGCCCACGGTGTCATCTGCTGTGGCTCAGTACAAGAAGGAAATTTACTGCACCTGGAGAAAGAGGGCATATGGGATGGATATCAGATGCTAAGAGGAGAAAAACAGTGGGATGAAGGATTGGTAGGCACTCTTGAGGAAAGGTAGTTTTCCCTTCCCAGTTTTTAAGAGGAATACATTATATTGTAATTAGAAGCATTAGTTTTAAAAGGAGGTGATTGCCCAATATGTTAAAATGGCAGTTAGGCCCATAGATGCCTGGGGTGGGATTTGTAGATATAAGCCTTTGGATTTTAAAGGTAATATAATTAGCAGGTCCTTTGACAAGTCCCAATGTACAGTGTCCCATCTGAGAGCAAACTGAAACACTGATAATTACTATTGGCAGAAAGGGAAAACAGAATAAGTATTTTCTCTAACACAAAGCAGTTGACAAGATGTGCCACGGTCTGATCCTGGATTTCTTGTTCCCCTTCTCTTGCAGGTGTGTCTGTCTGAAGTTCTGGCAAAAATTCAACTGCATCTGCATTTAAATCCATCTGAAATGTTactctgtaaaggaaaatcataccATGTACCTGTTGCTTGCATTATTGCTTTCACTTCAGTGATGATGACTCTAGCTTATCTTTGGACACAGAGGCACTCTCTCCAACCAAAAATAACAACACAAGAAGGCAACCTCTGTAGGGGGGAAATTGCCAACAATACAATCACAGCCTTAAAAGATACTAGAACTTTTATCATTGCCCCGTACTTCGATGACAGAGAAAGCAAAATGACCCGTGTGATTGGGATTGTTCACCATAAAGAGGTGAAAGATCTTTTctgttggttctgctgccagcctgaTGGTGAAATATACATATCAAAGGCAGAAATATATGTTCATTCAGATAGATTTGGATTCCCTTATGCGGCAACAGACATGCTTTGTTTGGAACCTCAAAACTGTGATCCAAACTTTGTATCCATCAGTTGGGCCCATAAAGGAAATATCGACCAACTACCAaggtttgaaataaaaaaccgcAAAGTTGAGACATTTCCCGTTGAATTCACAGTGTGTATCTCTACCATGTTTGGAAATTACAATAATGTCTTACAATTTATACAGAGTATGGAGATGTATAAAATTCTTGGGGTACAGAAAGTGATAATCTATAAAAATAGTTGCAGCCAATTGATGGAGAAAGTCTTGGAGTTTTATATTGCAGATGGAACTGTCGAAATAATTCCCTGGCCAATTACTTCATATCTCAAGGTGTCTCCTAGATGGAGATTTATGGAGGATGGAACACATATTGGCTACTACGGACAAATCACTGCTCTAAATGACTGTATTTACCGCAACATGTACAGGAGCAAGTTTGTGCTTCTTAATGATATTGATGAAATTATTTTGCCCATTAAACATTCACATTGGAAAATGATGATGAGCAGCCTTCAGGAGCAAAATCCAGGGGCTGGGATCTTCCTCTTTGAGAACCACATATTTCCAAAAACTGTATATGCGTCTACTGACATATTCAACATTACATCCTGGAATGCTGTGCCTGGAGTTAACATCCTGCAGCATATTCATAGAGAGCCTGACAGAAAACATGTAATTAATCCTAAAAAAATGATAGTTAATCCAAGGAAAGTGGTTCAGACTTCAGTCCACTCTGTCCTACATGCCTATGGGGACAGTGTGAATGTTCCCATTGACATTGCCCTAGTTTATCATTGCCGGGAAGCCCTTCAAGGAAAGCTTCCTAGAGAATCTCTGATTAGGGATACAACACTCTGGAAATATAACTCATCATTAATCATGAATGTTAACAAAGTGCTGCAGAAAACAGTGTTCTAACTACAGAGAATGAGACAGGAGGGAGGGGTAGTGTATGGATTACCAATATATATAGAGGATACTGGAAACAGCACTTGGGGGAGACCCAAGTTACAGATAATGTGCATATAAAAAGTCCCATGCAGACAAGACAACAATCAGTGAAGAAATCAGATGATGATGAATACATTTACCAGTGATTTAAAGCATGTGGGACCCTGTGATAATCTACAATGACATATGAAGCTGTGAAAAAGACTCAAATCACTTCAATTAATTCTCCACTGCAAGTAAACTAAGTGAAACATGAGAGCCTAGAGACAGTATCTGAGAAATGGGCAACATCTTCCCTACACTAACAGCTGTCTGAGCCGTTGTTCAGGGTGTCGGAAGTGATGATGCAAGTGATTAGAAAGGTTAGgtaaatcttgattttttttttcacatccgTTGGCCAACAAACTTGCAAACAGTCTGAGGTTGGATACTATCGCAGTCAAAGAAGATTTGTGTGGCGCCTAAGGAGGCTCTAGCCATCCTTTGATTTGTAATTCCTTTAGGATCCCCTGACAACGGGGCAGGGCTAACTCCGGGAGAAGAAGGGTTTAAAAAGCCAACTTGTGAGTGACCAGAAGAGCTAGAGAACAGGAGTGGCAAGGAGTTTTGCTGGAAGTGTGAAAACCAGATATACCTAATAACCATTCTCTAAGCTTAGGCCaataacccccaccccacctaccTGCCCACACAAAGAACAATCATacatacacaaaaaaaaaaaccctgcaaaaataaaaataatgcaggcagaagtccagctaCAAAGTGGGAGTGATCAAGTTTATTGCACTGAAGGCAGCATTATAATTACCTGCCCAGTGGGTGCTTTTGGTGCAAGCAGCTCATGGCCCTCAGACTGAGTATGGGctctggagaccagagtggctgaattgGCAGAGCTAAGGGAGACATAGGTACATAGATGGTACTTTCTGGGGCACAGTAGAGCAGTCCCATGTCTGGTCTGACAGCCTCTTTGgtgttaaggaggatgaaagtcttgggAAAGGAGAACATCAAGATGGAGCAGACCATAGTTGAGACCTTCCTTCCAGATGATATCACGGTATCCTCCTGCACTGAGAATACCTCTCTGAGGGAAGTTATTAGAAAGAGACAGAAATAGTAACGAAGGATTtgattattaaaaatatagatagttgggtttaTG is part of the Gopherus flavomarginatus isolate rGopFla2 chromosome 17, rGopFla2.mat.asm, whole genome shotgun sequence genome and harbors:
- the LOC127035888 gene encoding beta-1,4-galactosyltransferase galt-1-like; its protein translation is MLLCKGKSYHVPVACIIAFTSVMMTLAYLWTQRHSLQPKITTQEGNLCRGEIANNTITALKDTRTFIIAPYFDDRESKMTRVIGIVHHKEVKDLFCWFCCQPDGEIYISKAEIYVHSDRFGFPYAATDMLCLEPQNCDPNFVSISWAHKGNIDQLPRFEIKNRKVETFPVEFTVCISTMFGNYNNVLQFIQSMEMYKILGVQKVIIYKNSCSQLMEKVLEFYIADGTVEIIPWPITSYLKVSPRWRFMEDGTHIGYYGQITALNDCIYRNMYRSKFVLLNDIDEIILPIKHSHWKMMMSSLQEQNPGAGIFLFENHIFPKTVYASTDIFNITSWNAVPGVNILQHIHREPDRKHVINPKKMIVNPRKVVQTSVHSVLHAYGDSVNVPIDIALVYHCREALQGKLPRESLIRDTTLWKYNSSLIMNVNKVLQKTVF